The following are from one region of the Mesorhizobium sp. B2-8-5 genome:
- a CDS encoding phosphoribosyl-ATP diphosphatase: MAQFSLAELETIIHQRAHSGDADSWTAKLFAKGMDKAAQKLGEEAVETVIAAIRGDRQALVSESADLIYHWLVVLGIAGIPLDDVLKELESRTGRSGIAEKASRPRG, translated from the coding sequence ATGGCTCAATTTTCGCTCGCCGAGCTGGAAACGATCATCCATCAGCGCGCCCATTCCGGCGACGCTGACTCATGGACGGCGAAGCTGTTCGCCAAGGGCATGGACAAGGCGGCGCAGAAGCTCGGCGAGGAAGCGGTCGAGACCGTGATCGCCGCCATCCGCGGCGACAGGCAGGCCCTCGTTTCGGAAAGTGCCGATCTTATATATCATTGGCTGGTCGTCCTTGGCATAGCGGGCATTCCGCTTGACGACGTGCTGAAGGAGCTCGAGAGCCGAACCGGACGCTCGGGCATCGCCGAAAAGGCGTCTCGTCCCCGCGGTTGA
- the hisA gene encoding 1-(5-phosphoribosyl)-5-[(5-phosphoribosylamino)methylideneamino]imidazole-4-carboxamide isomerase, whose protein sequence is MILFPAIDLKDGKCVRLKHGDMATATIYNDDPAAQAKAFEDQGFEWLHVVDLNGAFKGQSVNSAAVDAILKATKNPVQLGGGIRTLPQIEDWLDRGLTRVILGTVAVREPELVKQACKVFPGKIAVGIDAKGGKVAVEGWAEASELGVIELAKKFEGAGVAAIIYTDIDRDGVLTGINWDSTIDLAEAVSIPVIASGGLASIADIVRMTMPDAHKLEGAISGRALYDGRIDPAEALAILRGERAEARA, encoded by the coding sequence ATGATCCTGTTTCCGGCGATCGACCTCAAGGACGGCAAGTGCGTGCGCCTGAAGCACGGCGACATGGCCACCGCCACCATCTACAATGACGATCCCGCCGCGCAGGCCAAGGCCTTCGAGGACCAGGGGTTCGAGTGGCTGCATGTCGTCGACCTCAACGGCGCCTTCAAGGGCCAGAGCGTCAACTCAGCGGCGGTCGACGCCATCCTGAAGGCGACGAAGAATCCGGTGCAACTCGGCGGCGGCATCCGCACCTTGCCGCAGATCGAAGACTGGCTGGACCGCGGCCTGACGCGCGTTATCCTCGGCACGGTGGCGGTGCGCGAACCCGAACTGGTCAAGCAAGCCTGCAAGGTTTTTCCCGGAAAAATAGCGGTCGGCATCGACGCCAAGGGCGGCAAGGTCGCCGTCGAGGGCTGGGCCGAGGCCTCCGAGCTCGGCGTCATCGAGCTGGCGAAGAAGTTCGAGGGGGCAGGTGTGGCCGCCATCATCTACACCGACATCGATCGGGACGGTGTGCTGACCGGCATCAACTGGGATTCGACCATCGACCTCGCCGAGGCGGTGTCCATTCCGGTGATCGCGTCCGGCGGCCTCGCCTCGATCGCCGACATCGTGCGCATGACCATGCCGGACGCGCACAAACTCGAAGGCGCGATCTCCGGCCGCGCCCTATATGACGGACGTATCGACCCGGCCGAGGCGCTGGCGATCCTGCGCGGCGAGCGGGCGGAGGCAAGAGCGTGA
- a CDS encoding GtrA family protein: MLQALNQQKIVAAGAPSPGQRLRSWAMGRSESARILRFAAIGGVSTLIYAGVTLAVSDRDGFGMPATVASIAGYGTGAVFSYCGHRFVTFMSDGAVGFEIIRFACATAIGFLLTVGLTVVLADVVGLPALVPVAMACTLVPVLNFIILRKFVFTAVVR; the protein is encoded by the coding sequence TTGCTGCAGGCGCTCAATCAGCAGAAGATCGTGGCTGCAGGAGCTCCCTCGCCCGGCCAGCGATTACGATCATGGGCCATGGGTCGTTCGGAGTCGGCGCGAATCCTGCGGTTTGCCGCGATCGGCGGCGTATCGACCCTGATCTATGCGGGAGTGACGCTGGCGGTATCGGACCGGGATGGCTTCGGCATGCCGGCGACGGTCGCCTCGATCGCTGGCTACGGCACCGGCGCGGTGTTCTCCTACTGCGGGCACCGCTTCGTGACGTTCATGTCTGACGGCGCGGTGGGCTTCGAGATCATCCGCTTTGCCTGCGCCACGGCGATCGGCTTCCTGCTCACGGTCGGGCTGACCGTAGTGCTCGCCGACGTCGTCGGGCTGCCGGCATTGGTGCCGGTGGCAATGGCCTGCACGCTGGTTCCGGTCCTGAACTTCATTATCCTGCGCAAATTCGTCTTCACGGCGGTGGTCCGATGA
- a CDS encoding DUF2628 domain-containing protein: MAIYVVMQPPAGGNKAEDAIFVRDSFTWLGFLAAPLWLAWHRLWIEAALTFIVMALLSVLGERLGLEAAGSLLSLLVSLYVGFEGRGLRIAALRRRGWREWGVVEAGNLGDAETRHALETADDVEEEAPMPRIVPDASLARPPQTGMALGLTHTPGRP; encoded by the coding sequence ATGGCGATCTATGTGGTGATGCAGCCGCCGGCTGGCGGCAACAAAGCCGAGGACGCGATCTTCGTGCGCGACAGTTTCACCTGGCTGGGCTTCCTGGCCGCGCCGCTCTGGCTCGCCTGGCACCGGCTGTGGATCGAGGCGGCCCTGACCTTCATCGTCATGGCGCTCCTGTCGGTGCTCGGCGAGAGGCTCGGGCTCGAAGCGGCCGGATCGCTGCTGTCGCTGCTGGTCTCGCTCTATGTCGGGTTCGAAGGCCGGGGCCTGCGCATCGCGGCACTTCGCCGGCGCGGCTGGCGGGAATGGGGCGTGGTCGAGGCCGGCAATCTCGGCGATGCCGAGACGCGCCATGCGCTGGAAACCGCCGACGATGTCGAGGAGGAGGCGCCAATGCCGCGCATCGTGCCGGATGCGTCGCTGGCCCGTCCGCCACAGACAGGCATGGCGCTGGGACTGACCCATACGCCCGGAAGGCCCTGA
- a CDS encoding glycosyltransferase family 2 protein, with product MINAGNAAGRKAPVYSLVIPIFNEEAVLPLLVRRITALLDKLDASAEAIFVDDGSRDTSVIFLRGMSASDPRFRLIELSRNFGHQIAITAGMDAAAGDAVIVMDADLQDPPEVVLDLVAKWKEGYEIVYARRTKREGETLFKRASASLFYRALEQMTSVTIPRDVGDFRLVGRKALETFKQMPERDRFVRGMFGWMGFKQTAVSFERPERAAGETKYPFWKMVRLAVHGVISFSDKPLRLALWSGLAISGFAAVLGLYALASWLFTNDVVHGWTSTVVIISFLSGINLFMTGIIGLYVGGIHAEVKRRPLYVVDRLTGFEEAIAAMRNAEAPKDRVPATRERRLG from the coding sequence GTGATCAATGCGGGCAATGCCGCCGGCCGCAAGGCCCCGGTCTATTCACTGGTCATTCCGATCTTCAACGAGGAGGCGGTGCTGCCGCTGCTCGTGCGGCGGATCACGGCCTTGCTCGACAAGCTCGACGCCAGCGCCGAGGCGATCTTCGTCGACGATGGCAGCCGGGATACAAGCGTCATCTTCCTGCGCGGCATGTCGGCCTCGGACCCACGTTTCCGGCTGATCGAACTGTCGCGCAATTTCGGCCACCAGATCGCGATCACCGCCGGCATGGACGCCGCTGCCGGCGATGCCGTGATCGTCATGGACGCGGACTTGCAGGATCCGCCCGAAGTGGTGCTCGACCTCGTCGCCAAATGGAAGGAAGGCTATGAGATCGTCTATGCCCGCCGCACCAAACGCGAGGGGGAAACGCTCTTCAAGCGTGCGAGCGCCAGCCTCTTCTACCGCGCTCTCGAGCAGATGACCTCTGTGACCATCCCCCGCGACGTCGGCGATTTCCGGCTCGTGGGACGAAAGGCCCTGGAAACCTTCAAGCAGATGCCCGAGCGCGACCGCTTCGTGCGCGGCATGTTCGGCTGGATGGGTTTCAAGCAAACGGCGGTGTCGTTCGAACGGCCCGAGCGCGCGGCCGGCGAAACCAAATATCCGTTCTGGAAAATGGTGCGGCTGGCGGTCCATGGCGTCATCAGCTTTTCCGACAAGCCCTTGCGGCTGGCGCTGTGGTCGGGCCTCGCCATTTCCGGCTTTGCGGCCGTGCTCGGCCTTTACGCCCTGGCTTCCTGGCTCTTCACCAACGACGTCGTCCATGGTTGGACATCGACGGTGGTGATCATCTCCTTCCTGTCCGGCATCAATCTCTTCATGACCGGCATCATCGGCCTCTATGTCGGCGGTATCCATGCCGAGGTGAAGCGGAGACCGCTCTATGTGGTCGATCGATTAACCGGTTTTGAGGAAGCGATCGCCGCGATGAGAAACGCCGAAGCGCCGAAGGACCGTGTGCCGGCGACGCGCGAACGGCGGCTCGGCTGA
- the hisF gene encoding imidazole glycerol phosphate synthase subunit HisF: protein MLKARVIPCLDVKNGRVVKGVNFVDLIDAGDPVEAAKAYDAAGADELCFLDITASSDNRETIFDVVARTAEQCFMPLTVGGGVRQVADIRKLLLAGADKVSINTAAVKNPDFVAEAADKFGNQCIVVAIDAKKVSAAGEADRWEIFTHGGREKTGIDAVEFAKTMVDRGAGEILLTSMDRDGTKAGYDIALTRAIADAVRAPVIASGGVGTLDHLVEGIRDGHAGAVLAASIFHFGTFTIAEAKAHMARAGLPMRLDSSAHRT from the coding sequence ATGCTCAAGGCCCGCGTCATCCCCTGCCTCGACGTCAAGAACGGCCGCGTGGTCAAGGGCGTCAATTTCGTCGACTTGATCGATGCCGGCGACCCGGTCGAAGCCGCCAAGGCTTATGATGCGGCTGGTGCCGACGAGCTCTGCTTCCTCGACATCACCGCATCGTCCGACAATCGCGAGACGATCTTCGACGTGGTCGCCAGGACGGCCGAGCAGTGCTTCATGCCGCTTACCGTCGGCGGCGGCGTGCGCCAGGTGGCCGACATCCGCAAGCTGCTTCTGGCCGGCGCCGACAAGGTATCGATCAACACCGCGGCGGTGAAGAACCCGGATTTCGTCGCGGAAGCCGCCGACAAGTTCGGCAACCAGTGCATCGTCGTGGCGATCGACGCCAAGAAGGTGTCGGCGGCCGGCGAAGCCGATCGCTGGGAGATTTTCACTCATGGCGGACGCGAGAAGACCGGCATAGACGCGGTCGAATTCGCCAAGACGATGGTCGATCGCGGCGCCGGTGAGATCCTTTTGACCTCGATGGACCGCGACGGCACCAAGGCCGGCTACGACATTGCGCTCACCCGCGCGATTGCCGACGCGGTGCGCGCGCCGGTGATCGCTTCCGGCGGCGTCGGAACGCTCGATCACCTGGTCGAAGGCATCCGCGACGGCCATGCGGGCGCGGTGCTTGCCGCCTCGATCTTCCACTTCGGCACCTTCACGATCGCCGAGGCCAAGGCGCACATGGCCAGAGCCGGCCTGCCGATGCGGCTGGACTCGTCGGCACATCGGACTTAA
- the coaA gene encoding type I pantothenate kinase, whose product MDQLAPTEKYSPYRFFSAEQWSQFRADTPLTLTGEEIDRLRSLNDPVDLEEVKRIYLSLSRLLSAHVEASQLLFRQRQAFFKAQDVVKTPFIIGIAGSVAVGKSTTARVLKQLLARWPSSPKVDLITTDGFLLPNEILRRENLMERKGFPESYDVGALLRFLSGIKSAQNSVIAPVYSHLTYDVIPGEFVTIDRPDILIFEGINVLQPGKLPKDGKIVPFLSDFFDFAIYIDADEKLIHQWYIQRFMRLRETAFRNPDSFFHRYSQLSEDAARAIAEGLWANINLKNLRENILPTRARADLILRKGTNHLIEEVALRKL is encoded by the coding sequence ATGGACCAGCTTGCTCCGACCGAGAAGTATTCCCCCTATCGATTCTTCTCCGCCGAGCAATGGTCGCAGTTCCGCGCCGACACGCCGCTGACGCTGACCGGAGAAGAGATCGACCGGCTGCGCTCGCTGAACGATCCGGTCGACCTGGAAGAGGTCAAGCGCATCTACCTTTCGTTGTCGCGCCTGCTTTCGGCGCATGTCGAGGCGAGCCAGCTTTTGTTCAGGCAGCGCCAGGCCTTCTTCAAGGCGCAGGATGTCGTCAAGACCCCCTTCATCATCGGCATCGCCGGCTCGGTCGCGGTCGGCAAGTCGACCACGGCGCGCGTGCTGAAGCAGCTTCTGGCGCGCTGGCCGTCGAGCCCGAAGGTGGACCTCATCACCACCGACGGCTTCCTGTTGCCCAACGAGATCCTGCGCCGCGAGAACCTCATGGAGCGCAAGGGATTCCCCGAGAGCTACGACGTCGGCGCGCTGCTCAGGTTCCTGTCCGGCATCAAGTCGGCGCAAAACAGCGTCATCGCGCCGGTCTATTCGCACCTGACCTACGACGTGATCCCCGGCGAGTTCGTCACCATCGACCGTCCGGACATACTGATCTTCGAAGGCATCAACGTCCTGCAGCCGGGCAAACTGCCGAAGGACGGCAAGATCGTGCCGTTCCTGTCCGACTTCTTCGACTTCGCCATCTATATCGATGCTGACGAGAAGCTGATCCATCAATGGTACATCCAGCGCTTCATGCGCCTGCGTGAAACCGCCTTCCGCAATCCGGACTCCTTCTTCCACCGCTATTCGCAGCTCTCCGAGGATGCCGCGCGGGCCATCGCCGAAGGGCTCTGGGCCAACATCAACCTGAAGAACCTGCGCGAGAACATCCTGCCGACCAGGGCGCGGGCCGATCTCATCCTGCGCAAGGGCACCAACCACCTGATCGAGGAAGTGGCGTTAAGGAAATTGTGA
- a CDS encoding arginase family protein — protein sequence MNISIILASYDSGHFHGGCGQGPDALISGGLAEALKLAGHDVEVHDIGKVVEDEEEREISTGFAVCNAVSGQVRIAMDKKRFPIVLAGNCLTAAGAVAGAGADAIIWADQHGDLNTPETSTTGFLDGMALAVALGLCWRTMANQIPGFKPVDPSRCVLVNARDLDEAEKELLKALPVIRTECPDWKAAAQRLKADGANQVHMHVDLDVHDPEKLQANRYTTPGGPAPEQVRTAMCGLAGPLAIAGLTISAYDPAFDPKGDVPPLVGELVVDLLSTLEGK from the coding sequence GTGAACATTTCCATCATCCTGGCATCCTATGACAGCGGCCATTTCCACGGCGGCTGCGGCCAGGGCCCGGACGCGCTGATCTCGGGTGGGCTGGCCGAGGCGCTGAAGCTCGCCGGCCACGACGTCGAGGTGCATGACATCGGCAAGGTGGTCGAGGACGAAGAAGAGCGCGAGATCAGCACCGGATTCGCCGTCTGCAATGCCGTTTCGGGCCAGGTCCGCATCGCGATGGACAAGAAGCGGTTTCCGATCGTGCTGGCGGGCAACTGCCTGACCGCCGCTGGCGCCGTGGCCGGTGCCGGCGCTGACGCCATCATCTGGGCCGACCAGCATGGCGACCTCAACACGCCTGAGACCTCCACCACCGGTTTCCTCGACGGCATGGCGCTGGCTGTCGCACTCGGCCTGTGCTGGCGGACGATGGCCAACCAGATTCCCGGCTTCAAGCCGGTCGATCCGTCGCGTTGTGTTTTGGTCAATGCGCGCGACCTCGACGAGGCCGAGAAGGAGCTGCTGAAAGCGCTGCCCGTCATCCGGACCGAGTGCCCGGACTGGAAGGCTGCTGCGCAAAGGCTGAAGGCCGACGGCGCAAACCAGGTGCACATGCATGTCGACCTCGACGTGCACGATCCCGAAAAGCTGCAGGCCAACCGCTACACCACGCCCGGCGGTCCGGCGCCCGAACAGGTGCGCACCGCGATGTGCGGTCTCGCCGGTCCGCTCGCCATCGCCGGGCTGACCATTTCCGCCTATGATCCGGCCTTCGATCCCAAGGGCGACGTGCCGCCGCTGGTCGGCGAGCTGGTGGTCGACCTGCTCTCGACCCTGGAAGGCAAGTGA
- a CDS encoding DUF1330 domain-containing protein: protein MSKKGYWMAMIDVRDPDVYKQYIEANAVAFAKYGAKFPVRAGRYESPEGATGNRHVLVEFDTYDKAIECYHSPEYQHASKFRLAASTGHFVIVEGA, encoded by the coding sequence ATGAGCAAGAAGGGCTATTGGATGGCGATGATCGATGTCCGCGATCCGGACGTCTACAAGCAGTATATCGAAGCGAATGCCGTCGCCTTCGCGAAATACGGCGCGAAGTTCCCGGTCCGGGCCGGCCGCTACGAGAGCCCGGAAGGAGCGACCGGCAACCGTCACGTGCTGGTCGAGTTCGACACCTACGACAAGGCGATCGAATGCTATCACTCGCCTGAATACCAGCATGCCTCGAAGTTCCGGCTCGCCGCCTCGACCGGCCATTTCGTCATCGTCGAGGGCGCCTGA
- a CDS encoding glycosyltransferase family 39 protein, which produces MTPILDRSPAGVSSAGVVTRTLVLCLLVLAAAVPWQMRWGVIPDTSWAITMAERVLSGSRLYVDLFEVNPPFTPWLFMPAVALAQALGLSPEVVIHVYAYAVCLIGLGFAALIARRAGFAENSALLSMLPLFLALLVIFPGNAFSEREHLGVALFLPLLVLMAWRAAPANETRPSLLVAVLAGLGGSVLLLVKPYYALVVFVPALYVAWRRRSILPLLAVEYWVIGLICVAYAVAVMLCYPEFLSVIYPILADTYMRMGNMQALLIDYAPVYLIALLMLHFLRPGLTPSPLVSVLTLASLAATAPLIYQAKGWPYHAFPAFSLLLAALLMRTAQIDPAPRSSAGRTMEPGQKLLLAAIVVAAAIPFMKTQKPGAEFVAKVKAAVHQPTVALVGSDIAAGHPLTRMLGGTWISRYCSDWLSDTALYLSAIATRDGNKEAASHYREMADRYIDGKLAELETKRPTILIIQKNNQALAEELSRHQDYVRLMQDYRPIAEDETVRVLLRDTRVSPAPSPAEASD; this is translated from the coding sequence ATGACCCCGATCCTGGACCGCTCGCCGGCCGGCGTGTCCAGCGCCGGCGTGGTGACACGGACCTTGGTCCTCTGCCTGCTCGTCTTGGCGGCGGCGGTGCCCTGGCAAATGCGATGGGGCGTCATACCCGACACCAGCTGGGCAATCACCATGGCCGAACGGGTGCTTTCCGGCTCCCGGCTCTATGTTGATCTGTTCGAGGTCAATCCGCCGTTCACGCCCTGGTTGTTCATGCCGGCCGTGGCCCTGGCGCAGGCTCTCGGCCTGTCGCCGGAAGTGGTGATCCATGTCTACGCCTATGCGGTCTGCCTGATTGGTCTCGGCTTTGCCGCGCTGATCGCCAGACGGGCCGGCTTTGCGGAGAACAGCGCGCTGTTGTCCATGCTGCCGCTGTTCCTGGCGCTGCTGGTCATCTTTCCCGGCAATGCCTTCAGCGAGCGGGAGCATCTGGGCGTTGCGTTGTTCCTGCCTTTGCTGGTGCTGATGGCCTGGCGCGCGGCGCCGGCGAACGAGACACGACCAAGCCTGCTGGTGGCGGTGCTTGCCGGGCTTGGCGGCAGCGTCCTGTTGTTGGTGAAGCCTTACTACGCGCTGGTGGTGTTCGTCCCGGCGCTGTACGTGGCCTGGCGGCGCCGGTCGATTTTGCCATTGCTGGCGGTCGAATATTGGGTGATCGGCCTGATCTGCGTCGCCTATGCCGTGGCCGTGATGCTTTGCTATCCGGAATTCCTCAGCGTCATCTATCCGATACTGGCCGACACCTACATGCGGATGGGGAACATGCAGGCGCTGCTGATCGACTATGCCCCGGTCTATCTTATCGCGCTCCTGATGCTGCATTTTCTTCGGCCGGGCTTAACCCCGTCGCCATTGGTCAGCGTGCTCACGCTCGCTTCGCTGGCGGCAACGGCGCCGTTGATCTACCAGGCCAAGGGTTGGCCCTATCACGCATTCCCGGCGTTTAGCCTGCTGCTGGCGGCGCTCCTGATGAGAACCGCGCAAATCGATCCGGCGCCACGTTCGTCGGCGGGCAGGACGATGGAACCGGGGCAAAAGCTGTTGTTGGCCGCCATCGTCGTCGCCGCGGCCATTCCGTTCATGAAAACACAAAAGCCGGGCGCTGAATTCGTCGCCAAGGTCAAGGCCGCGGTTCATCAACCGACCGTCGCACTCGTCGGCTCAGACATCGCGGCGGGCCATCCGCTTACCCGCATGCTCGGCGGAACATGGATCTCACGCTATTGCAGCGACTGGCTGAGTGATACGGCGCTTTACCTTTCGGCGATCGCAACCCGGGACGGCAACAAAGAGGCGGCCTCTCACTATCGTGAGATGGCCGACCGCTACATCGACGGCAAGCTTGCCGAGCTCGAGACGAAACGACCGACGATACTCATCATTCAGAAAAACAACCAAGCCTTGGCCGAAGAGCTGTCGCGCCACCAGGACTATGTCCGTCTGATGCAAGACTACCGGCCAATCGCCGAGGACGAGACCGTGCGGGTGCTGCTTCGCGATACTCGCGTCAGCCCGGCACCGTCACCCGCCGAAGCGTCAGATTGA
- a CDS encoding GNAT family N-acetyltransferase, protein MVEPADTYDFRPVTQKDLPMIASWLREPHVAAWWDDPTKEIAEIREHIDSVSVEPLIVELDGRPIAYLQSYDPHMEDDHPYADQPFGTVGIDLSIGPPELVGIGHGSAIVRQFVEELFEEGAPRVIIDPHPDNGRAIRAYEKAGFRPIGRRHSQYGDVVLMAVDAAEDDEILGD, encoded by the coding sequence ATGGTCGAACCAGCAGACACATATGATTTTCGGCCGGTCACGCAAAAAGACCTGCCGATGATCGCCAGTTGGCTGCGCGAGCCGCATGTTGCCGCATGGTGGGACGATCCGACCAAGGAAATCGCCGAGATCCGCGAGCATATCGATTCGGTCTCGGTGGAACCGCTCATCGTCGAGCTCGACGGCAGGCCGATCGCCTATCTGCAGAGCTATGACCCGCATATGGAGGACGATCATCCCTATGCCGATCAGCCCTTCGGCACGGTTGGCATCGATCTGTCGATCGGTCCGCCGGAGCTGGTCGGCATCGGCCATGGCTCGGCCATCGTGCGCCAGTTCGTCGAGGAGCTGTTCGAGGAAGGCGCGCCGCGCGTCATCATCGATCCGCATCCCGACAATGGCCGCGCCATCCGCGCCTATGAGAAGGCGGGCTTCAGGCCGATCGGCCGCAGGCATTCGCAATATGGGGACGTCGTGCTGATGGCTGTCGATGCGGCCGAAGACGACGAAATTTTGGGGGACTGA
- the hslV gene encoding ATP-dependent protease subunit HslV — translation MSNELTMHATTIISVRKGNKVVIAGDGQVSLGQTIMKGNARKVRRIGKGGSVIAGFAGATADAFTLLERLEAKLEQYPDQLTRACVELAKDWRTDRYLRRLEAMMLVADKSVSLALTGNGDVLEPEHGVMAIGSGGNYALAAARALIDTDKDAEEIARKAMQIAADICVYTNNNFVVETLDAA, via the coding sequence ATGTCGAACGAACTCACCATGCACGCCACGACCATCATCAGCGTGCGCAAGGGCAATAAGGTCGTGATCGCCGGCGACGGCCAGGTCAGCCTCGGCCAGACGATCATGAAGGGCAACGCCCGCAAGGTGCGCCGCATCGGCAAGGGCGGCAGCGTCATTGCCGGCTTCGCCGGCGCCACCGCCGATGCCTTCACCCTGCTCGAGCGGCTCGAGGCCAAGCTCGAGCAATATCCCGACCAGCTGACGCGCGCCTGCGTCGAGCTCGCCAAGGACTGGCGCACCGACCGCTATCTGCGCCGCCTGGAAGCCATGATGCTGGTCGCCGACAAGTCGGTCTCGCTGGCGCTGACCGGCAATGGCGACGTGCTGGAGCCCGAGCATGGCGTCATGGCCATCGGTTCCGGCGGCAACTATGCGCTGGCGGCTGCCCGCGCGCTGATCGACACCGACAAGGATGCCGAGGAGATCGCCCGCAAGGCGATGCAGATCGCGGCCGACATCTGCGTCTATACCAACAACAATTTTGTTGTCGAAACGCTCGATGCCGCCTGA
- the hisB gene encoding imidazoleglycerol-phosphate dehydratase HisB, with protein sequence MTRSAEVSRKTKETEISVSVHVDGKGKSDISTGVGFFDHMLDQLSRHSLIDMTIKAKGDLHIDDHHTVEDTGIAIGQALSKALGERRGIMRYASIDLAMDETLTRAAIDVSGRPFLVWNVAFSSPKIGTFDTELVREFFQALAQNAGITLHVTNHYGANNHHIAETCFKAVARALRAALERDPRQPDTVPSTKGSLKG encoded by the coding sequence ATGACGCGTTCGGCCGAAGTTAGCCGCAAGACCAAGGAAACCGAGATTTCGGTCTCCGTCCATGTCGACGGCAAGGGAAAATCCGACATTTCGACCGGTGTCGGCTTCTTCGACCATATGCTCGACCAGCTGTCGCGGCATTCGCTGATCGACATGACGATCAAGGCCAAGGGCGACCTGCATATCGACGACCACCACACGGTCGAGGACACCGGGATCGCGATCGGCCAGGCGTTGAGCAAGGCGCTGGGCGAGCGGCGTGGCATCATGCGCTACGCCTCGATCGACCTCGCCATGGACGAGACGCTGACCAGGGCGGCGATCGACGTCTCCGGCCGGCCTTTCCTGGTCTGGAATGTCGCCTTCTCGTCGCCGAAGATCGGCACGTTCGACACCGAACTGGTGCGCGAGTTCTTCCAGGCGCTGGCGCAGAATGCCGGCATCACGCTGCATGTGACCAACCATTACGGCGCCAACAACCATCACATCGCCGAAACCTGCTTCAAGGCGGTGGCGCGGGCGCTGCGCGCGGCGCTGGAGCGCGATCCGCGCCAGCCTGACACGGTGCCTTCCACCAAGGGATCCCTGAAAGGATAG
- the hisH gene encoding imidazole glycerol phosphate synthase subunit HisH, translating to MRVAIIDYGSGNLRSATKAFERAAHEAGLAAAIELTADAERVRSADRIVLPGVGAYADCAAGLHAVAGMWEAVEEAAIAKGRPFLGICVGMQLMSERGLEKTVTKGLGWVAGDVKEITPSDPALKIPQIGWNTIELTRPHPLFSGIETGAKGLHAYFVHSYHLEAKNPAEIVATADYGGAVTAAVARDNIAGTQFHPEKSQALGLALITNFLKWRP from the coding sequence ATGCGGGTAGCCATCATCGACTACGGCTCGGGCAATCTGCGCTCGGCCACCAAGGCCTTCGAGCGCGCCGCGCACGAGGCTGGCCTTGCCGCGGCCATCGAGTTGACGGCCGACGCCGAGCGGGTGCGTTCCGCCGACCGCATCGTACTGCCGGGTGTCGGCGCCTATGCCGACTGCGCCGCCGGCCTGCACGCGGTGGCGGGCATGTGGGAGGCGGTGGAGGAAGCGGCAATCGCCAAGGGGCGGCCTTTCCTCGGCATCTGCGTCGGCATGCAGCTGATGTCGGAACGCGGCCTCGAAAAGACCGTCACCAAGGGCCTCGGCTGGGTCGCCGGCGACGTCAAGGAGATCACGCCGTCCGATCCGGCGCTGAAAATTCCGCAGATCGGCTGGAACACGATCGAGCTTACCCGCCCGCATCCGCTGTTTTCCGGCATCGAGACCGGCGCGAAGGGATTGCACGCCTATTTCGTCCATTCCTATCATCTGGAAGCGAAGAATCCGGCCGAGATCGTGGCGACAGCGGACTATGGCGGCGCGGTGACAGCAGCGGTTGCGCGCGACAATATCGCCGGCACGCAGTTTCATCCTGAAAAGAGCCAGGCGCTCGGCCTGGCCTTGATCACCAATTTCTTGAAGTGGAGGCCCTGA